In the genome of Euwallacea fornicatus isolate EFF26 chromosome 21, ASM4011564v1, whole genome shotgun sequence, the window TTGGAATACCAGCTGATTGTCACAATTATAAGCAtttaatcattattttattacattatttaaatcaaaattactttaaataatCGAGATGTAGGATAAGGAAATAGGAAATTTAGTGACTGGTTTAAAGTACAATTTCAGGTTAATCATGCCATCTATCTGACAGAGAGAATCTCCTAAATTAATCTTCAATAGAGAGGCTTCATAGTAGTGTCTATTCTAGTCAAAATGTGCGATACTTTTAACACTGTTTTAGaagaaacttgtttattgCTTGAAACGTACAAAGGGAGAGATAAGGTACGCATAAACGTCAattattatgtaataaaatcgATTCACTGTAAATTACGTTGGCCTGGGGAAAGGTTTCACGAAGGTTCTTCATGgactttaaactttaatttaattcaaccACAATGATCAACAGGTATCTTGTTTATGTCTAATAATTACCTTATTTGCTTCTATAAGAATATTATATTCGTATCAAGTCAACCAAAGACACAGATAATCAAGACTCTCCAGTACTCTTTCATTgtgttaattgaaaatgtctgTCTACTTTGTCTTATTTTGTTTCTCTCTCATCTActctaattaaaataaaacaaagtgcACTGCATTCCCtatgtttttccttttgtACAATTGCGTTGTTCTCTAGATAATCCGTACGCTATGTTACCTCTCTCGCCTATTAGGAGAGCTTCAAAATGACCCGGAATTGCGCaaaaaattttccactttCGGGTCGCAAATGTCTGCCACGCGAACCACATTGAGGCTTTTCGATGACGCCCTCGTACTACGAAACACCTTGCAGTACCGCTTTGGCAAAAATGTAAGATAGTGACTAAAACTCcacaatgtaattttaaatatttacaatctAGGAGCCTGATAAATACATGGCAGCTATGGGGGTGATGTCTAACGTATTAGACCACATTTTCCTACCACTAGAAAAGGTATCTTGGCTGGCCAAACACAGATTGCTTACTGGGCTTGATAACACAAAATGGGAAACTGCCAGCTCAGCTTGTTGGGTTTTAACTGCCTATCTCACAATTTTAAAGACTTTACGCTACTtggttctattaaaaaaacatgaaagttGTTTAAACAAAGCAGAAAGGTGGTGAGAAGAAGGCTAACTTTAACAGTTTAAGtgcaattttaagtttttcagtAGTATATCTTCTGAgaagcttcaagttttaagacAGTACCAATTATGGACGTTAGGGCGCGCATTTCTAGATTTTCTTCATGCAGTAAACACTTTGCCTCCAGGGTTTTTATGGTCATCCAGGCTGAAGCCCTGGTTTGTCAGTTTAATTGGAACCAGTTCCTCAATTATAGGACTgtatttgataatttataaGAAGTGGTTGAAATGATGTTTGATAGATTTTATAAAGTTGCTGATTACGGAACCGTcgtttcttttatattttatgagATTGCTTATTATAATTTACCTGTATTCCCGCGCAATTGAAGAAGCCAAGT includes:
- the LOC136345951 gene encoding peroxisomal membrane protein 11C-like isoform X1; the protein is MCDTFNTVLEETCLLLETYKGRDKIIRTLCYLSRLLGELQNDPELRKKFSTFGSQMSATRTTLRLFDDALVLRNTLQYRFGKNEPDKYMAAMGVMSNVLDHIFLPLEKVSWLAKHRLLTGLDNTKWETASSACWVLTAYLTILKTLRYLVLLKKHESCLNKAESSISSEKLQVLRQYQLWTLGRAFLDFLHAVNTLPPGFLWSSRLKPWFVSLIGTSSSIIGLYLIIYKKWLK
- the LOC136345951 gene encoding peroxisomal membrane protein 11C-like isoform X2 — its product is MCDTFNTVLEETCLLLETYKGRDKIIRTLCYLSRLLGELQNDPELRKKFSTFGSQMSATRTTLRLFDDALVLRNTLQYRFGKNEPDKYMAAMGVMSNVLDHIFLPLEKVSWLAKHRLLTGLDNTKWETASSACWVLTAYLTILKTLRYLVLLKKHESCLNKAESISSEKLQVLRQYQLWTLGRAFLDFLHAVNTLPPGFLWSSRLKPWFVSLIGTSSSIIGLYLIIYKKWLK